One window of the Chitinimonas sp. BJYL2 genome contains the following:
- a CDS encoding GNAT family N-acetyltransferase, which yields MSLSDWTLRAAQAADADALAALYLNARRTFLPYAPLAHDDEAVRQWLAAHRLPAGGVIVAERAGAVRGFVACVQQDGQWWIDHLYLHPDEVGQGLGSALLQHALVLINAPVRLFTFQANGPARRFYERHGFVAIAFSDGSGNEERCPDVLYAYHPSP from the coding sequence GTGAGCCTGTCGGATTGGACACTGCGTGCCGCCCAGGCCGCCGATGCCGATGCGTTGGCTGCGCTCTATCTGAACGCCCGCCGTACTTTCCTGCCCTATGCCCCACTCGCCCATGACGATGAAGCGGTGCGCCAGTGGCTGGCAGCGCATCGCTTGCCGGCCGGCGGGGTGATTGTCGCCGAGCGGGCGGGGGCGGTGCGCGGCTTTGTGGCCTGTGTGCAGCAGGATGGGCAGTGGTGGATCGACCACTTATACCTGCACCCTGACGAGGTGGGGCAGGGGCTGGGCAGCGCCTTGTTGCAGCACGCCCTGGTGCTGATCAATGCGCCGGTACGCCTGTTCACCTTTCAGGCCAACGGCCCGGCTCGCCGCTTTTATGAGCGTCATGGCTTTGTGGCGATCGCCTTTTCGGATGGGTCCGGGAATGAGGAACGCTGCCCTGATGTGTTGTATGCCTATCACCCGTCACCCTGA
- a CDS encoding SDR family oxidoreductase, with protein MTAEPHQRSSLVWITGASSGIGAALACALAERGARLVLSARRVKELEAVRQRCANPERHLVLPFDAADIDALPALCRRVINEVGLPDMLVLNAGIGQRSWARDTAVAVDQALMQINFLSPVALTKTLLDDMVTRGSGHIVVISSVQGKVGVPRRTGYAASKHALHGYFDSLRAELWPSPVRVSLVCPGYIDTGLPAAALTGDGSVQGKADAGRRKVTSPEVCARQILRGLDAGKDEFNVGGLETLVVPLARWWPWLYRRLVARASIP; from the coding sequence ATGACTGCTGAGCCCCATCAACGTTCTTCCCTGGTCTGGATTACCGGCGCTTCCAGCGGCATTGGCGCTGCACTGGCCTGTGCCTTGGCCGAGCGCGGGGCACGACTGGTGCTGTCGGCGCGGCGGGTAAAGGAACTGGAGGCCGTGCGGCAGCGCTGCGCAAATCCCGAGCGCCATCTCGTCTTGCCTTTCGACGCTGCGGATATCGATGCCTTGCCTGCACTCTGCCGTCGTGTGATCAACGAGGTGGGGCTGCCGGATATGCTGGTCCTCAACGCGGGCATCGGTCAGCGTAGCTGGGCGCGCGATACGGCGGTGGCGGTGGACCAGGCGCTGATGCAGATCAACTTTCTCAGCCCGGTTGCCCTGACCAAGACCCTGCTTGACGACATGGTGACGCGCGGGTCGGGTCATATCGTGGTCATCAGCAGCGTGCAGGGCAAGGTTGGGGTGCCGCGCCGCACTGGTTATGCGGCCAGCAAGCACGCCCTGCATGGCTATTTCGATTCCTTGCGTGCCGAGTTGTGGCCATCGCCCGTGCGTGTCAGCCTGGTGTGTCCCGGCTATATCGATACCGGGCTGCCCGCCGCTGCGCTGACCGGCGATGGCAGCGTCCAAGGCAAGGCCGATGCGGGCCGCCGCAAGGTCACCTCTCCCGAGGTCTGTGCGCGGCAGATCCTCCGCGGGCTGGATGCGGGCAAGGATGAGTTCAATGTGGGTGGCCTGGAAACCCTGGTGGTGCCGCTTGCACGCTGGTGGCCCTGGCTGTACCGGCGCCTGGTGGCGCGGGCCAGCATCCCGTGA
- a CDS encoding bifunctional diguanylate cyclase/phosphodiesterase, with the protein MSTSSPAPAVAAPQTLTQWRTLVLRRILLAVLLLGTLAALPSSLLAVQQGLWSTVLIDLVALAWVVWLWQGGGLSLRARAWQFVALVYALGMWFLFTVGLVSQIYLLASPVLAALLLGRRAAIFALSVTTMSLPLVGYLAGLPVDVRGFPPNPLVQWLLIAANFGMINGVLTLSAAVLMEGLSRSLDAQQQVSDTLAEKQARLETTAEELRLTGAAVAHLNDIVLIIEAAPHPSGRRIMFANAAFERQTGYLLEEAIGETLYLFLGHETCREEMARITKALDEQTSLRTELIVYRKNGEPFWLELDLNPIYDTANRCTHFVLVQRDITDRKRAEENIHRLAFYDSLTGLPNRRLLIDRMDRALAAARRRGGFGAAIFLDLDHFKHVNDARGHGTGDTLLTAVAARLTVLLRDEDTIARLGGDEFVVLLNHLADDDTSAATLAMQLADKLRQALAEPFDLGAQRFSTGGSLGITLFPKPGQRTEDILREADMAMYRAKSEGRHRAVFFEGSMQAEIEERLTLQRDMEQALAEGGFQLYLQPQVNAEGRAIGAELLLRWQHPVRGFISPAQFIPIAEETGLIARIGDWILVEACHLLMILAATGRDLPLSVNVSPYQFHEADFVAKVRRVLDETGAPAQQLVLEVTEGLLIRNFSATVAKMEELASLGLRFSIDDFGTGYSSLAYLQRLPLDELKIDRSFLPQDPGIPSECAISALILSLARHMDLRVVAEGVETPEQAAFLIREGCHSMQGFLYARPMPVSDWLKLPDDHCYPDGKPLF; encoded by the coding sequence TTGAGTACATCGAGTCCCGCCCCCGCCGTTGCAGCACCCCAGACACTCACCCAGTGGCGCACACTGGTGTTGCGCCGGATCCTGCTTGCCGTCTTGCTGCTGGGCACCCTGGCTGCACTCCCCAGCAGCCTGCTGGCTGTGCAGCAAGGCCTTTGGTCGACCGTGCTGATCGACCTGGTGGCACTGGCCTGGGTGGTGTGGCTCTGGCAAGGCGGCGGCCTGAGCTTGCGCGCCCGAGCCTGGCAGTTCGTGGCCCTGGTCTACGCCCTAGGGATGTGGTTCCTGTTTACCGTGGGGCTCGTCAGCCAGATTTATCTGCTCGCCTCTCCGGTATTGGCTGCCTTGTTGCTGGGTCGGCGCGCGGCCATCTTTGCGTTAAGCGTCACCACCATGTCGCTGCCACTGGTCGGCTATCTTGCCGGCCTGCCGGTCGATGTACGTGGTTTCCCACCCAACCCGCTGGTTCAGTGGCTGCTGATCGCGGCCAACTTCGGCATGATCAACGGGGTGCTGACGCTCTCGGCCGCCGTGCTGATGGAAGGTTTGAGCCGGTCGCTCGATGCCCAACAGCAGGTCAGCGATACGCTGGCCGAGAAGCAGGCACGGTTGGAAACCACGGCCGAGGAGCTTCGGCTCACCGGCGCGGCAGTGGCCCACCTCAACGATATCGTGCTGATCATTGAAGCGGCACCCCACCCCAGCGGTCGCCGCATCATGTTCGCCAATGCTGCGTTCGAGCGTCAGACCGGTTATCTGCTTGAGGAGGCCATCGGCGAAACCCTGTACCTGTTTCTGGGTCACGAAACCTGCCGCGAGGAAATGGCGCGCATCACCAAGGCACTGGACGAGCAGACCAGCCTGCGCACCGAGCTGATTGTCTACCGCAAGAATGGCGAGCCCTTCTGGCTGGAGCTGGACCTCAACCCCATCTACGACACAGCCAACCGCTGTACCCACTTCGTGCTGGTACAGCGCGACATCACCGATCGTAAACGTGCCGAAGAAAACATCCACCGTCTGGCCTTCTACGACAGCCTTACCGGCCTGCCCAACCGCCGCCTGCTGATCGACCGCATGGATCGCGCGCTCGCCGCAGCACGCCGTCGCGGTGGTTTTGGTGCTGCCATCTTTCTGGATCTGGACCACTTCAAGCATGTCAACGATGCGCGTGGTCATGGTACGGGCGATACCTTGCTGACCGCCGTGGCAGCGCGTCTGACCGTACTGCTGCGCGATGAGGACACCATTGCCCGGCTCGGCGGCGACGAGTTTGTGGTGCTGCTCAATCACCTGGCTGACGACGACACCAGTGCGGCGACGCTGGCCATGCAATTGGCAGACAAACTGCGGCAAGCCCTTGCAGAACCTTTCGATCTCGGCGCCCAGCGCTTCAGCACGGGCGGCAGCCTGGGGATCACCTTATTTCCCAAGCCCGGCCAGCGCACGGAAGATATCCTGCGCGAGGCGGATATGGCCATGTACCGCGCCAAGTCAGAGGGGCGCCACCGTGCCGTGTTCTTTGAAGGCAGCATGCAAGCCGAAATCGAGGAACGCCTTACCCTGCAGCGGGACATGGAACAGGCGCTGGCTGAAGGCGGCTTCCAGCTCTACCTGCAACCCCAGGTCAACGCCGAGGGGCGCGCCATCGGCGCCGAGTTACTGCTGCGCTGGCAGCACCCGGTACGCGGCTTCATCTCTCCGGCGCAATTCATCCCGATTGCCGAAGAAACCGGCCTGATTGCGCGTATCGGCGACTGGATACTCGTTGAAGCCTGCCACCTGCTGATGATTCTGGCCGCCACTGGCCGCGATCTGCCGCTATCAGTGAATGTGAGTCCCTATCAGTTCCATGAGGCCGACTTCGTCGCCAAGGTCAGGCGCGTGCTCGATGAAACCGGTGCCCCCGCCCAACAGCTGGTGCTAGAAGTCACCGAAGGGCTGTTGATCCGCAACTTCTCCGCCACCGTGGCCAAGATGGAAGAGTTGGCCAGCCTGGGGCTAAGGTTCTCGATTGATGACTTCGGCACCGGTTACTCCAGCCTGGCCTATCTGCAGCGCCTGCCGCTGGATGAGTTGAAGATCGACCGCAGCTTCCTGCCGCAGGATCCCGGCATCCCGAGTGAATGCGCCATCTCGGCGCTGATTCTGAGTCTGGCGCGGCACATGGACCTGCGCGTGGTGGCAGAGGGCGTGGAAACGCCTGAGCAGGCAGCCTTCCTGATTCGCGAAGGCTGTCATTCGATGCAGGGCTTTCTTTATGCGCGGCCCATGCCGGTCAGTGACTGGCTCAAGCTGCCCGACGATCATTGCTACCCGGATGGCAAACCGCTCTTCTGA
- a CDS encoding SDR family oxidoreductase has protein sequence MSEQGRVVWITGASSGIGEALALACAARGDCVVLSARRGDELARVLARCAQPERHLIVRLDLAQPADFAAAVAQVLARYGRIDMLLNNAGLSQRSLARETDLTVDKRLIEVNYLGTVALTKAVLPVMLKQGSGHLVAVTSLVGKFGTPMRSSYAAAKHALHGFFDSLRAELWRDGIRVTLVCPGFIKTNLPLVALTANGSPQGRMDQAQANGIEPADCARRILAGLDAGKEEFAVAGLREKLGLYIKRFAPGLFRRIIRNARVT, from the coding sequence ATGAGCGAACAGGGCAGGGTGGTGTGGATCACGGGGGCATCCAGTGGCATTGGCGAGGCGCTGGCTCTGGCATGTGCGGCGCGCGGTGATTGCGTGGTGCTGTCGGCCCGGCGTGGCGATGAACTGGCGCGTGTGTTGGCGCGCTGCGCGCAGCCGGAACGCCATCTGATCGTGCGGCTGGACCTGGCACAGCCAGCAGATTTTGCCGCTGCAGTGGCACAGGTGCTGGCACGTTACGGCCGCATCGACATGCTGTTGAACAATGCTGGCTTGAGCCAGCGCTCACTGGCTCGCGAAACGGATCTGACGGTGGACAAGCGGCTGATCGAGGTGAACTATCTCGGAACCGTGGCGCTTACCAAAGCGGTGCTGCCGGTCATGCTCAAGCAAGGCTCTGGGCATCTGGTGGCGGTGACGAGCTTGGTCGGTAAATTCGGTACGCCCATGCGTTCCAGCTACGCAGCAGCCAAGCACGCCCTGCACGGATTCTTTGATTCGCTGCGCGCCGAGCTATGGCGTGATGGCATCCGTGTGACCCTGGTTTGTCCGGGCTTCATCAAGACGAATCTGCCGCTGGTCGCGCTCACGGCCAATGGCAGCCCGCAAGGCAGGATGGATCAGGCACAGGCCAACGGGATAGAACCTGCCGATTGCGCGCGTCGGATACTTGCGGGGCTGGATGCCGGCAAGGAAGAGTTTGCCGTAGCTGGCCTGCGCGAAAAGCTGGGGCTGTATATCAAGCGGTTTGCCCCAGGCTTGTTCCGCCGCATCATTCGCAATGCACGGGTGACATGA
- the mmsB gene encoding 3-hydroxyisobutyrate dehydrogenase, with translation MNTLPRIAFIGLGHMGGPMAANLVRAGYPVSGFDLTADAVAALVSLGGSAAPDAASAATQADIVISMLPASQHVAGLYLEQDLLAAIRPGTLVLECSTIAPETARKVHAAASARGIMMLDAPVSGGTAGAAAGTLTFIIGGEAAVLERARPVLEKMGKNLFHAGPAGSGQVAKICNNMLLAIHMIGTAEALNLGVSNGLDPKVLSDIMRVSSGGNWSLEKYNPWPGVMESTPASREYEGGFGVDLMLKDLGLAMEAALQSRSATPLGALARNLYAIHSSQGAGQLDFSSIQQWLKRH, from the coding sequence ATGAACACCCTGCCTCGCATCGCCTTTATCGGACTCGGCCATATGGGTGGTCCCATGGCCGCGAACCTTGTCCGCGCCGGCTACCCTGTCAGCGGCTTCGACCTGACTGCAGATGCGGTGGCCGCCCTCGTATCGCTCGGTGGCAGCGCAGCCCCCGATGCGGCCAGCGCGGCGACCCAAGCCGATATCGTGATCAGCATGCTGCCGGCCAGCCAGCATGTGGCCGGGCTCTATCTGGAGCAGGACCTGCTCGCCGCCATCCGCCCCGGCACACTGGTACTGGAGTGTTCGACCATCGCACCCGAGACGGCCCGCAAGGTCCACGCCGCCGCCAGTGCACGCGGCATTATGATGCTCGATGCCCCGGTGTCTGGTGGCACGGCCGGCGCCGCAGCCGGGACGCTGACCTTCATCATCGGCGGCGAAGCGGCGGTGCTCGAACGGGCACGACCCGTACTCGAAAAAATGGGCAAGAACCTGTTCCATGCCGGCCCGGCAGGCAGTGGCCAGGTTGCCAAGATCTGCAACAACATGCTGCTGGCCATCCATATGATCGGCACCGCCGAGGCACTGAATCTGGGCGTGAGCAACGGGCTCGACCCCAAAGTCCTGTCCGACATCATGCGCGTCAGCTCGGGGGGCAACTGGAGCCTGGAGAAATACAACCCCTGGCCGGGTGTGATGGAGAGCACACCGGCCAGCCGTGAATACGAGGGCGGCTTCGGTGTGGACCTGATGCTCAAGGACTTGGGGCTGGCCATGGAAGCGGCATTGCAAAGCCGCTCGGCGACGCCGCTGGGCGCGCTGGCACGTAACCTTTACGCCATTCACAGCAGCCAGGGCGCAGGACAGCTCGACTTCTCCAGTATCCAGCAGTGGCTCAAACGGCACTAA
- a CDS encoding septation protein A: MKFLFDLLPVIIFFAGYSSGLVFPEYGLNKPIEFATALAIAASVIQIGWLKLRGKPIEVMQWIGLGLIVVLGGLTLVLHSPAFIYWKPTAVNLALAGGLLITRFVLKKPPMALLLGKEMKLPEAMWDKLMWAWVGFFLLLAVVNLVVAFNFPEDIWVKFKLFGVLGMTFVFAIAQGLWLARHLPEDTAAKES; the protein is encoded by the coding sequence ATGAAATTCCTCTTCGACCTGCTGCCGGTCATCATCTTCTTTGCCGGCTACTCCTCCGGTCTTGTCTTTCCCGAATACGGCCTGAACAAACCCATCGAGTTTGCGACCGCGCTTGCCATTGCGGCCTCCGTGATCCAGATCGGCTGGCTCAAGCTGCGCGGCAAGCCGATTGAAGTCATGCAATGGATCGGGCTCGGACTGATTGTCGTTCTGGGCGGCTTGACCCTGGTGCTGCATAGCCCGGCCTTCATCTACTGGAAGCCCACGGCCGTGAATCTGGCGCTGGCTGGCGGGCTGCTGATTACCCGTTTCGTGCTCAAGAAGCCGCCCATGGCCTTGCTGCTGGGCAAGGAAATGAAACTCCCGGAAGCCATGTGGGACAAGCTCATGTGGGCCTGGGTCGGGTTCTTCCTGTTGCTCGCCGTGGTCAATCTGGTTGTGGCCTTCAACTTTCCGGAAGACATCTGGGTCAAGTTCAAATTATTCGGCGTGCTGGGCATGACCTTTGTGTTCGCCATTGCCCAAGGTCTCTGGCTTGCTCGCCACCTGCCCGAAGACACCGCAGCCAAGGAAAGCTGA
- a CDS encoding YciI family protein — translation MYYAITGTDHADTLAQRLAARPDHVARLQALQAEGRLLLAGPFPAIDSPDPGPAGFSGSLIVAEFESLAAARAWADADPYLAAGVYAQVDVRPFKKVLPA, via the coding sequence ATGTATTACGCCATTACCGGTACAGACCACGCCGACACGCTTGCGCAACGGCTCGCCGCCCGCCCGGACCACGTGGCACGGCTGCAGGCCCTGCAGGCAGAAGGTCGCCTGCTGCTCGCCGGCCCCTTCCCGGCCATCGACAGCCCCGACCCTGGTCCCGCCGGCTTCAGCGGCAGCCTGATCGTCGCCGAGTTCGAGAGCCTCGCAGCGGCCCGCGCATGGGCCGATGCCGACCCCTACCTTGCGGCCGGCGTGTACGCGCAGGTTGATGTACGCCCGTTCAAGAAGGTACTGCCCGCATGA
- a CDS encoding BolA family transcriptional regulator, whose translation MNTPDKIRAKLASLAPTVLELTDDSAKHAGHAGAASGGGHYRLVIVSEQFTGLALIARHRLIYDALGDMMRQDIHALAIDAKTQSELTH comes from the coding sequence ATGAACACGCCGGACAAAATCCGTGCGAAACTTGCGAGCCTGGCGCCCACGGTACTCGAACTCACCGACGATAGCGCCAAACATGCCGGTCATGCTGGCGCCGCCTCCGGCGGCGGGCACTATCGGCTGGTTATCGTGTCCGAGCAGTTCACCGGCCTCGCGCTGATTGCGCGGCACCGGCTGATTTACGATGCGCTCGGCGACATGATGCGGCAAGATATTCACGCTCTGGCCATCGACGCCAAAACGCAATCCGAATTGACCCACTAG
- a CDS encoding peptidylprolyl isomerase, translating to MHTKIFASALVAALLAGAAVAADKPVAVVNGVAIPQAQMDFILKQLAERGAKDSPELRAKIRDDMITKEVIAQEAAKKGLSKDADVQVEAAMAQQNVLLKAFVQNFQKTNPIAEETLKAEYERIKAEAASRKEYSVRHILVKTEAEANAVIAELKKGKKFADLAKAKSQDPGSKDNGGLYDKVQQGQFVPEFDEAMRKLAKGQVTQTPVKTQYGFHVIKLEDVRAAQGPSFDEVKAGLQQQAQGQALDKLIADLRAKAKVE from the coding sequence ATGCACACCAAGATTTTCGCTTCTGCCCTGGTTGCCGCCCTGCTGGCTGGCGCTGCCGTTGCTGCCGACAAGCCGGTGGCCGTCGTGAACGGGGTGGCCATCCCCCAGGCGCAAATGGATTTCATCCTCAAGCAACTGGCTGAGCGTGGCGCCAAGGACAGCCCCGAGCTGCGTGCCAAGATCCGCGACGACATGATCACCAAGGAAGTCATCGCCCAGGAAGCCGCCAAGAAGGGCCTGAGCAAAGACGCTGATGTCCAGGTTGAAGCCGCCATGGCACAGCAGAATGTGCTGCTGAAGGCCTTTGTGCAGAACTTCCAGAAGACCAACCCGATCGCCGAAGAAACCCTCAAGGCCGAATATGAGCGGATCAAGGCTGAAGCCGCTAGCCGCAAGGAATACAGCGTTCGCCACATTCTGGTGAAGACGGAAGCCGAAGCCAATGCCGTGATCGCCGAGCTGAAGAAGGGCAAGAAGTTTGCCGATCTGGCCAAGGCCAAGTCGCAAGACCCGGGCAGCAAGGATAACGGCGGCCTGTACGACAAGGTCCAGCAAGGCCAGTTCGTGCCCGAGTTCGATGAAGCCATGCGCAAGCTGGCCAAGGGTCAAGTGACTCAGACTCCGGTCAAGACCCAATACGGTTTCCACGTGATCAAGCTGGAAGACGTGCGCGCCGCACAAGGTCCTTCTTTCGACGAAGTGAAAGCCGGCCTGCAGCAGCAAGCTCAAGGTCAGGCACTGGACAAGCTGATCGCCGATCTGCGCGCCAAAGCCAAGGTGGAGTAA
- a CDS encoding P-II family nitrogen regulator yields MKKIEAVIKPFKLDEVREALAEVGVSGLTVTEVKGFGRQKGHTELYRGAEYVVDFLPKVKIEVVITDDKVDPAIDAIVKAARTGKIGDGKIFVMPVEQVVRIRTGEVGADAV; encoded by the coding sequence ATGAAAAAGATCGAAGCTGTCATCAAGCCATTCAAACTCGACGAGGTGCGTGAAGCGCTGGCCGAGGTCGGGGTCAGTGGCCTCACCGTGACCGAAGTCAAAGGCTTTGGCCGCCAGAAAGGCCACACCGAGCTGTATCGCGGTGCCGAGTACGTAGTGGATTTTCTGCCCAAGGTGAAGATTGAAGTCGTTATCACCGACGACAAGGTCGACCCCGCCATCGACGCCATCGTCAAAGCCGCCCGCACGGGCAAGATCGGCGACGGCAAGATCTTCGTGATGCCGGTCGAGCAGGTTGTCCGCATCCGTACGGGAGAAGTCGGCGCAGATGCGGTTTGA
- a CDS encoding polysaccharide lyase family 1 protein has protein sequence MKKNTMRPLVGMVGLLMACPAYAVDWPSGYSKCADEGEICKAGTSLRPVSFGIKDKWVIKQLSGNIACTVATFGSDPNPGIPKKCAVGPVPTPTPTPTPTPTPTPTPTPTPTPTPTPTPTPTPTPTPTPTPTPTPTPTPTPAGASGGYAGTVSGGGSAAVQTVSTPAALQAAINAYTGGGLVLRYTGTFDFGSITDTCAQWQKPAGTIVEIKNKSDITIEGADGSGANFGLAIKADSRNIIIRNMTIGLLPGSIDAIGIEGQSGKFPGYIWIDHNTLFSSVNDCPGAGDMEFDGLIDSKAGAHHITYSYNLIRDHQKVGLIGSSDSDTSDRFITFHHNVYQNVSARLPLQRGGYTHLYNNLYSGVKTSGANIRMGGYSLIEGNWFENAQNPVTSRDSSSIGYWDLRNNNIQSPADFATYGITWVASDSSPTRDATDWRSTASFPLGIPYSYTVQAPSCVKQKLPAVAGAGKGLAKLSC, from the coding sequence ATGAAAAAGAACACCATGCGTCCATTGGTCGGGATGGTAGGCCTGCTGATGGCCTGCCCGGCTTACGCCGTAGACTGGCCCTCAGGCTATTCGAAATGTGCCGACGAGGGCGAGATCTGCAAGGCAGGCACCAGCCTGCGTCCTGTGTCTTTCGGCATTAAGGACAAATGGGTTATCAAGCAACTCAGCGGTAATATCGCCTGCACGGTCGCCACCTTCGGCAGCGACCCCAATCCCGGCATTCCAAAGAAATGCGCAGTAGGCCCTGTGCCGACTCCGACTCCGACTCCGACTCCGACTCCGACTCCCACGCCAACACCAACGCCAACGCCAACGCCAACACCAACACCAACACCAACACCAACACCAACACCGACACCGACACCGACACCGACACCGACACCGACACCGACACCGACTCCAGCCGGCGCCAGTGGCGGCTATGCCGGCACCGTTAGCGGCGGCGGGAGTGCGGCAGTGCAAACCGTCAGCACGCCGGCTGCGCTGCAAGCAGCCATTAACGCCTATACAGGTGGCGGGCTGGTATTGCGCTACACGGGTACATTTGATTTCGGCAGCATCACCGACACCTGCGCCCAGTGGCAAAAGCCCGCCGGCACCATTGTGGAGATCAAGAACAAAAGCGATATCACGATCGAGGGTGCGGATGGTTCAGGAGCCAACTTCGGTCTGGCGATCAAGGCAGACTCACGAAACATCATCATCCGCAACATGACGATCGGGCTGCTGCCCGGCTCAATCGACGCCATCGGTATCGAAGGTCAAAGCGGAAAATTCCCTGGCTATATATGGATCGATCACAACACCCTGTTCAGCAGCGTGAATGATTGTCCGGGTGCGGGTGATATGGAGTTCGATGGCCTGATCGACAGCAAGGCGGGAGCGCACCACATCACTTATTCGTACAACCTGATCCGGGACCACCAGAAGGTTGGCCTGATTGGTTCCAGCGACAGTGACACCAGTGATCGCTTCATCACCTTCCACCACAATGTCTATCAGAACGTCAGCGCACGTCTGCCCCTGCAACGCGGCGGTTATACCCACCTCTACAACAATCTCTATAGCGGCGTGAAAACCTCGGGGGCAAACATTCGCATGGGCGGCTACTCACTGATTGAGGGCAACTGGTTCGAGAACGCGCAAAACCCGGTGACATCGCGCGACAGCTCGTCGATTGGTTACTGGGACCTGCGCAACAACAATATCCAGAGCCCGGCCGACTTCGCGACCTATGGGATCACTTGGGTGGCGAGTGATTCGTCTCCCACCCGCGATGCGACCGACTGGCGCAGTACTGCCAGCTTCCCGCTGGGCATTCCCTATAGCTACACGGTACAGGCACCGTCCTGTGTGAAGCAGAAGCTGCCTGCCGTAGCCGGTGCAGGCAAGGGACTCGCGAAACTGAGTTGCTGA
- the fliR gene encoding flagellar biosynthetic protein FliR produces MFSVSDAQIQAWLGLLLWPFFRILAIFATDPFYSSRSIPVRVRVILAVLLSILIAPSLPPMPDVGPVSPLGVLIIIQQVMIGVAIGFTMRLVFSSVEMAGHIAGLQMGLGFASFYDPQHGTNTAVVAQITSLLTILVFLALNGHLLVIETIAKSFVLLPITAAPIKAAGFKLLVDAGGQIFMLGVLLSLPVLAALLITNLAIGVMSKAAPQFNVFAVGFPITIGVGIAIFYVSLPQFVPHIRHLVDQATRLAYKVATTFGGA; encoded by the coding sequence ATGTTCAGCGTCTCCGATGCGCAGATTCAGGCATGGCTGGGGCTGCTGCTATGGCCGTTCTTCCGTATCCTCGCCATTTTCGCCACCGACCCCTTCTATTCCAGCCGTAGCATACCGGTGCGTGTGCGGGTGATCCTCGCAGTGCTGCTGTCCATCCTGATTGCACCCAGCCTGCCCCCCATGCCCGATGTCGGCCCGGTCTCGCCGCTCGGCGTGCTGATCATCATCCAGCAGGTCATGATCGGGGTTGCCATCGGTTTCACCATGCGGCTGGTGTTCAGCTCGGTAGAAATGGCTGGCCATATTGCGGGCCTGCAAATGGGTCTGGGTTTTGCCAGTTTCTACGATCCACAGCACGGTACCAATACAGCAGTTGTTGCCCAGATCACCAGTTTGCTGACCATTCTGGTTTTTCTGGCGCTCAATGGCCATCTGCTGGTCATCGAGACCATTGCCAAGAGCTTTGTGCTGCTGCCCATTACTGCAGCGCCCATCAAGGCAGCTGGCTTCAAGCTGCTGGTGGATGCAGGCGGACAGATTTTCATGCTCGGGGTATTGCTTTCGCTGCCTGTGCTGGCGGCCTTGCTGATCACCAACCTGGCGATTGGCGTCATGTCCAAGGCTGCGCCGCAGTTCAACGTTTTTGCGGTGGGCTTTCCCATCACCATCGGCGTCGGGATAGCAATCTTCTACGTATCCCTCCCTCAGTTCGTCCCCCACATTCGTCATCTGGTCGATCAGGCAACCCGCTTGGCCTACAAGGTGGCCACCACATTCGGTGGCGCCTGA
- the fliQ gene encoding flagellar biosynthesis protein FliQ codes for MSPELVITVIQRAFEVMILVGGPMLIAGLIVGLLVSVFQAATQINEATLSFIPKLLITFLVAVLAGPWMLSILMDYTIRLYQAIPTMIG; via the coding sequence ATGTCCCCGGAACTTGTCATCACCGTCATCCAGCGCGCTTTCGAGGTCATGATCCTCGTTGGCGGCCCCATGCTGATCGCCGGCTTGATCGTGGGCTTGCTGGTCAGTGTGTTCCAGGCCGCCACCCAGATCAACGAAGCCACGCTATCCTTCATTCCCAAGCTGTTGATCACCTTTCTGGTGGCGGTGCTGGCTGGCCCGTGGATGCTCAGCATCCTCATGGATTACACGATCCGCCTCTATCAGGCGATCCCGACCATGATCGGTTAG